CGGTGGGACGATGATCCATGAGGATTATCGGCAGATCAGAGGAGTCACTTCCCAAAATTTCGTTTACGGTTTTACGTTGCCCGAAGTGCTGATCATATCTTCCTGCTAAATAAAAAGAATTGCCAATCCTTACTATCGTATCGCAAAGAGGGGTTATTCCTGCCTTTCGGAAAAAGCTTCCTTGTTCCTGCCCTCCATAGAACTCATGATTCCCCGGAACGCCAAATGCCCCATATTTTGCATGAATGTTCCTCATGGATGATTCAATAGTTTCGGTGGTCTCATTTTCCCTGTCACCTTCCACCATGTCGCCACCATACAATATGAGATCGGGCTGCAGGGCATTGACCTTCCTCACGAACTGTTCAATAAAACGCAGGCGGGTATTTTGCTGTATATGGAAGTCGGCCACGAATGCAATCCGAAGGTGATCAATACTGGCATGCCTCCATGGAACCTCCACCCGGTATTTTGATACGCGGATGGTATTCAGGTTGATGGCACCGGCAACCACCACGGCAACCGATAAAATGATCATTGCGGAAAGCGTATATAACCTGAATGAAAGACTTTTCCTTGTATCGGAAGGGATGATCCTGACCAGGAGATTAAGCAAAAGAAACAGGTCGAACAGGAGAACAGACAGGAAGAGATATAGATAGAATGGCAGGATGTAGCCTGAGACAGTGGACAGTACCTGTATAAGTAAATTCATATCCCGGTCAGAGTATCTTTCGATAAGGGGATAAATGGCGGCTATCAGCAGGTAAACAAGAATATACCAGAGTCTGTAACCCTTGCTGATGAAGAGATCCTTTATGCGGAAAAAGACATAAATATTAGGGATGATATAGGCCAGGGTGATATAAAGATGAAACATCAGGCAAAATTGGTGATTTAAAGCGGCATGAAGATATGAAATTCCTTTTTCCTTGAAAGTAATTTTGATGAAAAATTATAGAAACGATGGATTTCAATTCAGATTACGGTACAGCATTAGAGCGCAGTTCGCTACTTTTTCATACTTTAGCTCTCGGTATACGGGAACGCCTCGAAACCGGTACCGGAAAATAACGGTGTACCGTTACCACTATTTAATCAAAATAAACTATGAGAATGAATAAAATAAAACTTACGAAAGATTTGGAATTTTCACGAATAGTTCATGGACATTGGAGATTAGCTGATTGGAAAATGTCAAATCAGGAATTATTAAAATTAACCGAGCAAACAATTGAATTAGGTGTAACTACATTTGATCATGCAGATATCTATGGAGATTACAGTTGTGAAAAAATATTTGGAAATGCTATACAACTGAAAAAAGGCCTTCGTAAAGACATCAAAATAATTACCAAGTGTGGTATTAAATTGATATCAGAAAAGTTTCCTGCCCGAAAAGTAAAGTATTACGATTATAGTTTTGATCATATTGTTTCTTCCGTTGACAATTCTTTAAAAAATTTCAGAACTGATTATATAGATTTACTCTTACTTCATCGTCCTGCTCCATTTTTTAATCCTGAAGAAGTTGCCAAGGCTTTCTCTTATTTGAAAAAAAATGGAAAAGTATTACATTTTGGCGTTTCTAATTTCAACTCACTGCAGTTTGAAATGCTGGATTCTTATACTGATGAAAACCTCGTAACCAATCAGGTTGAAATATCTCCTTACTGTTTAGAACATTTTGAAAATGGAAACATCGCATATTTTCTAAAAGAAAAAATAAAACCTATGGCATGGTCTCCTTTGGCTGATGGTAAACTCATTAATCCGCAAGAAGAAAAAGGACAAAGAATACATCGTATACTATTAGAAGTTGCTGAAGAGTTAAATGTCAATACGATAGATGAAATTATTTATAGTTGGTTATTAAATCACCCTGCATCAATTATCCCAATTGTTGGAACCAGCAAAATTGAACGTATAAAACATGCTGTAGAAGCACTAAATATTGACATGAGTTTGGAGCAATGGTATAAAATCTATAATGCTTCAACGGGAACAGAACTACCTTAACCTAATGATTCGCAGCCCCTTGATCACCGGCGCGATCCCTAAAATCCCGGCACTGGGTTTAGCTCAATCGCACATGAAGATAAAAAAATTATGACAGAGGCAGAAGCATATTTCAACCAGCTTACCAAAGAAATTCCTGAAGTAAAAGCAGGAAAGATGTTTGGTGCATTGTGTATGAAAACACCGAACGAAAAATCAGCCGCAATGTTCTGGAAAGATCATATCGTTGTAAAACTCAATGGACAATCATTGACGGAAGCAATGAGTTTAGATGGTTCTCAGCTTTTTGAACCTATAGAAGGCAAAACAATGAAAGAGTGGGTGCAAATTCCGTTTGCACATAAAGATAAATGGAAAAAATTTGCGACCATTTCGACAGGGATGGTAGAAGAGATAAAGAAAAAATAATACAGACACTACTCTACGGTGGACATCATTATCAAATATATTTAAGAATGAATCTGAAAAAAAAGCATGAACTGACTCTTTACGAAATGTATCCTCCATCTCACCTGGTCACCCTCCCTCTTTTCTTTTGAAAATGGAACATTGCAAAATTCCCCTGTTACAAGAGGAGTAAAAGACTATGAGAAAATTGATACAGTAGCTACTTTTACAGGTTCAGCGTATATAGCACCTGAAGGTTCAATCATTGTTCTAAGTTTCTCCGATGAACACCATTCACTGCAACTTGACACCGCCTGGCGTTTCAATAATAATACTCCAACGCAAAATCTTGATGGTTTTCAACAAGGTGCATTACTAAAATTTGGCAATGGAAAAGTAGCCGTATTTGGCGAAGCAGCTATGTTTACTGCTCAAATTGCAATAGTAATGTGAAAGTAGGTTTCAATTCAGAATATGCTCCACAAAATGCACAATTTACACTCAATCTTATTCATTGGTTAGACGGAGTAGAAAAATATAGTGGACCTATTTTGAAAAAGAAAAATACTGAGAATCAATAATGAAGATAGCCAAACCTTTGAAATAAACAGGGGAAATGAAGTTTGCAAATAATGACCGATTAATCGTCAGTGCCTTACAGCACATAAAAGTCAGCTGGATTCCATTACGGATATAAAAGGATTTCATAATTTCGTGTTGTCTT
The sequence above is drawn from the Bacteroidota bacterium genome and encodes:
- a CDS encoding aldo/keto reductase, with product MNKIKLTKDLEFSRIVHGHWRLADWKMSNQELLKLTEQTIELGVTTFDHADIYGDYSCEKIFGNAIQLKKGLRKDIKIITKCGIKLISEKFPARKVKYYDYSFDHIVSSVDNSLKNFRTDYIDLLLLHRPAPFFNPEEVAKAFSYLKKNGKVLHFGVSNFNSLQFEMLDSYTDENLVTNQVEISPYCLEHFENGNIAYFLKEKIKPMAWSPLADGKLINPQEEKGQRIHRILLEVAEELNVNTIDEIIYSWLLNHPASIIPIVGTSKIERIKHAVEALNIDMSLEQWYKIYNASTGTELP
- a CDS encoding metallophosphoesterase, with product MFHLYITLAYIIPNIYVFFRIKDLFISKGYRLWYILVYLLIAAIYPLIERYSDRDMNLLIQVLSTVSGYILPFYLYLFLSVLLFDLFLLLNLLVRIIPSDTRKSLSFRLYTLSAMIILSVAVVVAGAINLNTIRVSKYRVEVPWRHASIDHLRIAFVADFHIQQNTRLRFIEQFVRKVNALQPDLILYGGDMVEGDRENETTETIESSMRNIHAKYGAFGVPGNHEFYGGQEQGSFFRKAGITPLCDTIVRIGNSFYLAGRYDQHFGQRKTVNEILGSDSSDLPIILMDHRPTELQEVSRTAVDVQFSGHTHNGQMFPINLITRSVYELSWGYKKIRNTHFFVTSGLRLWGPPVKTVGKSEIMLVDIHFE